A region of Cryptosporangium phraense DNA encodes the following proteins:
- a CDS encoding EAL domain-containing protein, with protein MHSDALADIGYQPIVDLFSGRVPAHEVSLGWGSLPPAAPGVDPDALRALRLLDLAAGLPTPLHLPLHAGALLRDAGLPDLLAQRCAETRRAPDTVTIQLAERDCMVDVVSLRRRCAALRRHGFAIGIDEVGAYHGSLSVLASIHPQVIKLHRTVVSAVGEYPEATALVEAVVLFARKLGATLMAAGVDSAATVSTLRSLGVGYGQGAFFGEPDSAWSDVVSVPPLLAQDQPLKAADEEEPGEAQTLRELLRRAMVAPADSSGDEIRDLFGMDEDLLTVILIDEAGKVAGVIPRGTFMLAASGPFGHALHARRGVLQHAVRPKLMGPDTPVSDAIRMVTSRSRSRVYDDIVVADRTGRCVGIVRVADLLTAVQRNQVDVAISLDPLTELPSGKVVEDNVRRRVREPGGAAISWIEVDRQAVLEADGFLAGNALVVESAAVLRRVASYIGGSWLGHFGSGAFVLLTDRMAAERAIRSLLESRPEDRYGRPVDLTIGTLDCPPTAGADAAGLSERLAELMRHAHALGGTAWVAATHGEPGVRVQYASRPVLSASSDFSQA; from the coding sequence ATGCATTCCGACGCTCTGGCGGACATCGGCTACCAGCCGATCGTCGACCTCTTCAGCGGACGCGTACCGGCTCACGAGGTGTCGCTGGGATGGGGCTCCCTCCCACCGGCCGCGCCAGGTGTCGACCCTGACGCCCTACGCGCCCTCCGGCTGCTCGACCTGGCCGCGGGACTACCGACCCCACTCCACCTGCCCCTCCACGCCGGCGCGCTGCTGCGCGATGCGGGGTTACCGGACCTGCTCGCCCAGCGGTGCGCGGAAACGCGTCGCGCGCCCGACACGGTGACGATCCAGCTGGCCGAGCGCGACTGCATGGTCGACGTGGTCAGCCTGCGCCGCCGCTGCGCCGCGCTCCGCCGGCACGGGTTCGCGATCGGCATCGACGAGGTCGGCGCCTACCACGGGTCACTCTCCGTGCTGGCCTCGATCCACCCGCAAGTCATCAAGCTGCACCGCACGGTCGTCAGCGCGGTGGGGGAGTACCCCGAGGCGACGGCGCTGGTCGAGGCCGTCGTGCTGTTCGCCCGCAAGCTCGGCGCGACGCTGATGGCGGCCGGCGTCGACAGCGCCGCCACGGTGTCCACCTTGCGCTCGCTCGGCGTCGGCTACGGCCAGGGCGCGTTCTTCGGCGAGCCCGACAGCGCCTGGAGCGACGTCGTCTCGGTGCCGCCGCTGCTGGCCCAGGACCAGCCGCTCAAGGCGGCCGACGAGGAGGAGCCGGGCGAGGCCCAGACCCTCCGGGAGCTGCTCCGGCGCGCGATGGTCGCGCCCGCCGACTCGTCCGGCGACGAGATCCGCGACCTCTTCGGCATGGACGAGGACCTGCTCACGGTCATCCTGATCGACGAGGCCGGCAAGGTCGCGGGCGTCATTCCGCGGGGCACGTTCATGCTGGCGGCCAGCGGGCCGTTCGGGCACGCGCTGCACGCCCGCCGGGGCGTACTGCAGCACGCGGTCCGGCCGAAGTTGATGGGTCCCGACACCCCGGTCTCCGACGCGATCCGGATGGTCACGTCCCGGTCGCGCAGCCGCGTCTACGACGACATCGTGGTGGCCGACCGCACCGGCCGGTGCGTCGGCATCGTCCGGGTCGCCGACCTGCTCACCGCCGTGCAGCGCAACCAGGTCGACGTCGCGATCTCGCTCGACCCGCTGACCGAACTGCCCAGCGGCAAGGTCGTCGAGGACAACGTCCGACGCCGGGTCCGCGAGCCGGGTGGTGCGGCGATCAGCTGGATCGAGGTCGACCGGCAGGCCGTCCTCGAGGCCGACGGCTTCCTGGCCGGCAACGCGCTGGTCGTCGAGTCGGCCGCGGTGCTGCGCCGGGTCGCGAGCTACATCGGGGGCAGTTGGCTCGGCCACTTCGGGTCGGGGGCGTTCGTGCTCCTCACCGACCGGATGGCGGCCGAGCGGGCGATCCGTTCGCTGCTGGAGTCCCGTCCGGAAGACCGGTACGGACGCCCGGTCGACCTCACGATCGGGACGCTGGACTGCCCGCCCACCGCCGGGGCCGACGCGGCCGGGCTGTCCGAGCGGCTGGCCGAGCTGATGCGTCATGCGCACGCGCTCGGCGGCACCGCCTGGGTGGCCGCGACCCACGGCGAACCGGGCGTTCGAGTGCAGTACGCGAGCAGGCCGGTGCTCAGCGCGAGCAGCGACTTCAGCCAGGCTTAA
- a CDS encoding DUF47 domain-containing protein — MRFRLRPTETAFYGFFSQAADNLVKGADILGELSLSDPDFQSISDRLQDIEHANDDVTHALLRKLNSTFVTPFDREDIYRLGSLLDDVMDHMEGAGNLLYLYGLSQLPALPREMHELISTLGRAAALTAAAMPRLQALQDLEAYWIEANEIENEGDHAYRMLLVRLFSGEYDTLTVMKLKEVADELEAAADAFEHVANTVETIAVKES; from the coding sequence GTGCGCTTTCGCCTCCGCCCCACCGAGACCGCGTTCTACGGCTTCTTCAGCCAGGCCGCCGACAATCTGGTCAAGGGCGCGGACATCCTCGGTGAGCTGAGCCTGTCCGACCCGGACTTCCAGTCGATCTCGGACCGGCTCCAGGACATCGAGCACGCCAACGACGACGTGACGCACGCGCTGCTCCGAAAGCTGAACTCGACGTTCGTGACGCCGTTCGACCGGGAGGACATCTACCGCCTCGGGTCGCTGCTCGACGACGTCATGGACCACATGGAGGGGGCGGGCAACCTCCTGTACCTGTACGGGCTGTCACAGCTGCCCGCGCTGCCCCGCGAGATGCACGAGCTGATCTCGACGCTCGGCCGGGCCGCCGCGCTGACCGCGGCGGCGATGCCCCGGCTGCAGGCGCTGCAGGACCTCGAGGCGTACTGGATCGAGGCCAACGAGATCGAGAACGAGGGCGACCACGCGTACCGGATGCTGCTCGTCCGGCTGTTCAGCGGCGAGTACGACACGTTGACCGTGATGAAGCTCAAGGAGGTCGCGGACGAGCTCGAGGCCGCCGCCGACGCGTTCGAGCACGTCGCGAACACGGTCGAGACCATCGCGGTCAAGGAGTCCTGA
- a CDS encoding inorganic phosphate transporter — MDLLPVLAIIAIALAFDYTNGFHDAANAIATSVSTRALTPRAALIMAAVANLAGALLGTEVAKTVGEGIVAAPSGGEGLLLVFCALFGAIVWNLITWYFGLPSSSSHALIGGLVGAALSSDAVVKWAGVVDKVVIPMVVSPIVGFGLGYLLMLGLLWAFRRAHPARVSRGFRYAQTVSAAAMALGHGLQDAQKTMGVIVLALVVGGYHTGFDVPLWVILAVALALAAGTYSGGWRIMRTLGRRIIHLDPPRGFAAETAAAAVLYTTAYVFKVPISTTHTITASVMGVGATKRLSAVRWGVATNIVTAWVLTIPAAALVAAALESVLHALMF; from the coding sequence GTGGATCTGCTCCCGGTCCTGGCGATCATCGCGATCGCGCTGGCGTTCGACTACACCAACGGCTTCCACGACGCGGCGAACGCGATCGCGACGTCCGTCTCCACCCGGGCCCTGACGCCCCGGGCCGCGCTGATCATGGCCGCGGTCGCGAACCTGGCCGGTGCGTTGCTGGGCACCGAGGTCGCGAAGACCGTCGGCGAGGGGATCGTGGCGGCGCCGTCCGGTGGGGAGGGGCTGCTGCTGGTGTTCTGCGCGCTGTTCGGCGCGATCGTGTGGAACCTGATCACCTGGTACTTCGGGCTGCCGTCGTCGTCGTCGCACGCGTTGATCGGCGGGTTGGTCGGGGCGGCGCTGTCGTCGGACGCGGTCGTGAAGTGGGCGGGCGTGGTCGACAAGGTCGTCATTCCGATGGTGGTGTCGCCGATCGTCGGGTTCGGGCTCGGGTACCTGCTGATGCTGGGCCTGCTGTGGGCGTTCCGGCGGGCGCATCCGGCCCGGGTCAGCCGGGGCTTCCGGTACGCGCAGACGGTGTCGGCCGCGGCGATGGCGCTCGGGCACGGTCTGCAGGATGCCCAGAAGACGATGGGCGTGATCGTGCTGGCGCTGGTCGTCGGGGGGTATCACACCGGGTTCGACGTGCCGCTGTGGGTGATTCTGGCGGTGGCGCTGGCGCTGGCGGCCGGGACGTACTCGGGCGGGTGGCGGATCATGCGGACGCTCGGCCGGCGGATCATCCACCTCGATCCGCCGCGGGGTTTCGCGGCCGAGACCGCGGCGGCCGCGGTGCTGTACACGACCGCGTACGTGTTCAAGGTCCCGATCTCGACGACGCACACGATCACGGCGTCGGTGATGGGGGTGGGGGCGACGAAGCGGTTGTCGGCGGTGCGGTGGGGGGTGGCGACGAACATCGTCACGGCCTGGGTGCTCACCATCCCCGCCGCTGCCCTGGTAGCCGCCGCCCTGGAGTCGGTCCTCCACGCCTTGATGTTCTAG
- a CDS encoding Uma2 family endonuclease has protein sequence MIALPYHWPQPSSGVWTLRDVERLPEGSRVEVIDGALTVTPSPLPIHNRIIRHLATMLGPQLPVEWQVEQEIDVLLELEPLDYVAPDIVVFRAEVPLTTRPMPAEQIALVAEVVSPSSRRQDRGAKPIAYADAGIPHYWRVEPEPLTVHVFSEPGDGGYQAEQVFTGRLNIDAPFPVEIDLDELGRAKFKRY, from the coding sequence ATGATCGCGCTGCCGTATCACTGGCCCCAGCCGTCGTCCGGCGTCTGGACCCTTCGTGATGTCGAACGCCTCCCCGAAGGCTCCCGGGTCGAGGTCATCGATGGAGCGCTGACCGTGACTCCAAGCCCCCTCCCCATCCATAACCGGATCATTCGTCACCTGGCCACCATGCTGGGACCGCAGCTGCCGGTCGAGTGGCAGGTCGAGCAGGAGATCGACGTCCTGCTCGAGCTGGAGCCGCTGGACTACGTCGCGCCCGACATCGTGGTGTTCCGGGCGGAGGTTCCGCTGACTACCCGGCCCATGCCGGCCGAGCAGATCGCGCTGGTTGCGGAGGTGGTCTCACCGAGTTCTCGGCGCCAGGACCGCGGCGCCAAGCCAATCGCCTACGCGGACGCCGGTATCCCTCACTACTGGCGAGTCGAGCCCGAGCCACTGACCGTGCACGTTTTCAGCGAGCCCGGAGATGGCGGCTACCAGGCCGAGCAGGTCTTCACCGGGCGGTTGAACATCGACGCGCCGTTTCCGGTCGAGATCGATCTCGACGAGTTGGGCCGGGCGAAGTTCAAGCGGTACTAG
- the phoU gene encoding phosphate signaling complex protein PhoU — MFRQNDRGKHVREGFRGQLDAIRGALADMTDTAATAMERATVALLGADLDVADGVSALASQLDGARRAVEDRTYEVLALQQPVASDLRTMVMAIKVGGDIDRMGSLAHHVAKVAVRRHPGYAVPDQLFPLFRQMGDMAVRMARGAEAVLQSTDAADAGRLAIDDDAMDGLRRTLFRTLLDEWPYGVEAAIDVALLGRYYERFADHAVSIADGVVYLVTGELPKEPI, encoded by the coding sequence ATGTTCCGGCAAAACGACAGGGGTAAGCACGTGCGCGAGGGCTTTCGCGGCCAGCTGGACGCAATCCGGGGTGCGCTGGCCGATATGACCGACACCGCGGCGACCGCGATGGAGCGGGCGACCGTGGCGCTGCTCGGTGCCGACCTCGACGTCGCCGACGGGGTGTCCGCGCTGGCGTCGCAACTCGACGGCGCTCGGCGGGCCGTCGAGGACCGGACGTACGAGGTGCTGGCGCTGCAGCAGCCGGTCGCCAGTGACCTGCGGACGATGGTGATGGCGATCAAGGTCGGTGGGGACATCGATCGGATGGGGTCGCTGGCCCATCACGTCGCGAAGGTCGCGGTGCGGCGGCACCCGGGGTACGCGGTGCCCGATCAGCTGTTCCCTCTGTTCCGGCAGATGGGGGACATGGCGGTGCGGATGGCGCGGGGCGCCGAGGCGGTGCTGCAGTCCACTGACGCCGCCGACGCCGGGCGGCTCGCGATCGACGACGACGCGATGGACGGCCTGCGCCGGACGCTGTTCCGTACCCTGCTCGACGAGTGGCCGTACGGGGTCGAAGCCGCCATCGACGTGGCCCTGCTGGGCCGCTATTACGAGCGCTTCGCCGACCACGCCGTCTCCATCGCCGACGGAGTCGTCTACCTGGTCACCGGAGAACTCCCCAAGGAACCGATCTAG
- the phoU gene encoding phosphate signaling complex protein PhoU, with protein MRTEFRQALASAESTLADLADTAAGAIEQATVALLEADVTAAQRAQELNDSLHKRVSELENNAYDLLALQAPVASDLRVVVTVVKLGADVERMGSLAAHIAETAQRGSSVPEALAPIFRQMGEVAQQMAIDAGAVLRSRDTADAERLATDDDTVDRLRLELFRQIAGDWEHGAEAAADAALLGRYYERFADHAVAIGEAVVFLVTGVPTE; from the coding sequence GTGCGTACCGAATTCCGCCAGGCCCTGGCGTCGGCCGAGTCCACTCTGGCCGATTTAGCGGACACCGCGGCCGGGGCGATCGAGCAGGCCACCGTCGCTCTGCTCGAAGCGGACGTCACCGCCGCTCAGCGCGCGCAGGAGTTGAACGACTCCCTGCACAAGCGCGTGTCCGAACTGGAGAACAACGCCTACGACCTGCTGGCGCTGCAGGCGCCGGTGGCGTCGGACCTGCGTGTCGTGGTGACCGTGGTCAAGCTGGGCGCCGACGTCGAGCGGATGGGCTCGCTGGCGGCGCACATCGCCGAGACCGCGCAGCGCGGCTCCAGCGTCCCCGAGGCGCTGGCGCCGATCTTCCGGCAGATGGGTGAGGTCGCCCAGCAGATGGCGATCGACGCCGGGGCCGTGCTGCGGTCCCGGGACACGGCCGACGCCGAGCGCCTGGCCACCGACGACGACACGGTCGACCGGCTCCGTCTGGAGCTGTTCCGCCAGATCGCCGGCGACTGGGAGCACGGCGCCGAGGCCGCGGCCGACGCGGCCCTGCTCGGTCGTTACTACGAGCGGTTCGCCGACCACGCGGTGGCCATCGGCGAGGCCGTGGTGTTCCTGGTGACGGGCGTGCCGACCGAGTAG
- the pstB gene encoding phosphate ABC transporter ATP-binding protein PstB, which yields MSKGLEVKDLNIYYGSFLAVEGVSMSIEPRSVTAFIGPSGCGKSTVLRTLNRMHEVIPGARVEGKVLLEGEDIYGNSVDPVNVRRTIGMVFQRPNPFPTMSIYDNVIAGLKLQGRQKKSELDDKVEKSLQGANLWNEVKDRLKKPGSGLSGGQQQRLCIARAIAVEPDVLLMDEPCSALDPISTLAIEDLIQQLKTDYTIVIVTHNMQQAARVSERTGFFNLSAVGKPGKLVEMDDTQKIFTNPSDKRTEDYITGRFG from the coding sequence ATGTCCAAGGGACTCGAAGTCAAGGACCTGAACATTTACTACGGCAGCTTCCTCGCGGTCGAGGGCGTGTCGATGTCGATCGAGCCGCGGTCGGTCACCGCGTTCATCGGCCCGTCGGGCTGCGGTAAGTCCACCGTGCTCCGCACGCTCAACCGCATGCACGAGGTCATCCCCGGTGCCCGGGTCGAGGGCAAGGTGCTGCTCGAGGGCGAGGACATCTACGGCAACTCCGTCGACCCGGTGAACGTCCGCCGGACGATCGGCATGGTGTTCCAGCGTCCGAACCCGTTCCCGACGATGTCGATCTACGACAACGTCATCGCCGGCCTCAAGCTGCAGGGCCGGCAGAAGAAGAGCGAGCTGGACGACAAGGTCGAGAAGTCGCTCCAGGGCGCGAACCTGTGGAACGAGGTCAAGGACCGGCTCAAGAAGCCCGGCTCCGGCCTCTCCGGTGGTCAGCAGCAGCGTCTGTGCATCGCCCGGGCGATCGCGGTCGAGCCCGACGTCCTGCTGATGGACGAGCCGTGCTCGGCGCTGGACCCGATCTCGACGCTGGCGATCGAGGACCTGATCCAGCAGCTGAAGACCGACTACACGATCGTGATCGTCACGCACAACATGCAGCAGGCCGCCCGCGTCAGCGAGCGGACCGGGTTCTTCAACCTCTCCGCGGTCGGCAAGCCCGGCAAGCTCGTGGAGATGGACGACACCCAGAAGATCTTCACCAACCCCTCCGACAAGCGCACCGAGGACTACATCACCGGCCGCTTCGGCTGA
- the pstA gene encoding phosphate ABC transporter permease PstA — MATLQASPSEVNESDLRGQKLPNWSPWAIAVGAIVISAVIFSLTGDSFNKARFAVLAALLFVVLLTGASFAVEGRRQAVDRLFSTFVYSTFVLAMAPLISIIYYTLAKGLGVIDGDFLTHSMFTISPDSFGGGAYHAIIGTLIVTGIAAVFAIPIGVLTAVYLVEYGDGKRFARIVSFFVDVMTGIPSIVAGLFIFTFWLLTLGFQKSGFAGALSLVILMLPVIVRSTEEILRLVPMELREASYALGVPKWKTIVRIVLPTAFSGIVTGVMLAIARAMGETAPLLLLVGTQAKINFDPFSSGDAANPMATLPTFIYSQLGAAAGNPNAPGTARAWGAAVTLIAIIMIFNLLARFVGRFTRARG, encoded by the coding sequence ATGGCTACTCTCCAGGCTTCCCCGTCGGAAGTGAACGAGAGCGACCTCCGCGGGCAGAAGCTGCCCAACTGGTCGCCGTGGGCCATCGCCGTCGGCGCGATCGTGATCAGCGCGGTGATCTTCTCGCTGACCGGTGACAGCTTCAACAAGGCCCGGTTCGCCGTGCTGGCCGCGCTGCTGTTCGTCGTACTGCTCACCGGCGCGAGCTTCGCCGTCGAGGGCCGCCGTCAGGCCGTCGACCGGTTGTTCTCGACGTTCGTCTACTCGACGTTCGTGCTGGCGATGGCGCCGCTGATCTCGATCATCTACTACACGCTGGCCAAGGGCCTCGGCGTCATCGACGGTGACTTCCTCACCCACTCGATGTTCACGATCAGCCCGGACAGCTTCGGCGGTGGGGCGTACCACGCGATCATCGGCACGCTGATCGTCACCGGTATCGCCGCGGTCTTCGCGATCCCGATCGGCGTGCTGACCGCGGTGTACCTGGTCGAGTACGGCGACGGGAAGCGGTTCGCGCGGATCGTCAGCTTCTTCGTCGACGTCATGACCGGTATCCCGTCGATCGTCGCCGGCCTGTTCATCTTCACGTTCTGGCTCTTGACGCTGGGCTTCCAGAAGTCCGGGTTCGCCGGCGCGCTCTCGCTGGTGATCCTGATGCTGCCGGTCATCGTCCGGTCGACCGAGGAGATCCTGCGCCTGGTGCCGATGGAGCTGCGCGAGGCCTCCTACGCGCTCGGCGTTCCGAAGTGGAAGACGATCGTGCGGATCGTCCTGCCGACCGCGTTCAGCGGCATCGTCACCGGCGTGATGCTGGCCATCGCCCGGGCGATGGGTGAGACCGCGCCGCTCCTGCTGCTCGTCGGCACGCAGGCCAAGATCAACTTCGACCCGTTCTCCAGCGGCGACGCGGCGAACCCCATGGCCACGCTGCCGACGTTCATCTACTCGCAGCTGGGTGCGGCGGCCGGTAACCCGAACGCGCCGGGCACCGCCCGCGCCTGGGGCGCGGCGGTCACGCTGATCGCGATCATCATGATCTTCAACCTGCTCGCCCGGTTCGTCGGGCGGTTCACCCGGGCCCGCGGCTGA
- the pstC gene encoding phosphate ABC transporter permease subunit PstC: MADPSTQPATVTRPTDRPTPEKPTGLGGQKSTRGGDAVFKFVSTGAGAILLAIMAAIAVFLVYKSVDAFTSNDSNFFTTKDWNPDPSEPGGASSFGIAALTFHTLMTGLIAMIIAVPVAIGIALFITFYAPRRLSQTLGYLVDLLAAVPSVVYGLWGLFFLVPNMTGLSDFLDRYLGWIPLFDYRPTGIPGNRSDFTVGIVLAVMILPIIAAITREVFRQVPPAHVEGALALGATRWEMIRLSVLPFGRAGMTSAAILGLGRALGETLAVTIILASAYNINFHILENGGVTFASNIANKYDEAGDIGTSALIASGLCLFVITLVVNSLSQLIVRRKKEA, from the coding sequence ATGGCTGACCCCTCCACGCAACCAGCCACCGTCACCCGACCCACCGACCGGCCGACCCCCGAAAAGCCGACCGGCCTGGGTGGACAGAAGTCGACCCGTGGTGGCGACGCGGTGTTCAAGTTCGTCTCGACCGGCGCCGGCGCGATCCTGCTGGCCATCATGGCCGCGATCGCGGTGTTCCTGGTCTACAAGTCGGTCGACGCCTTCACCAGCAACGACTCGAACTTCTTCACGACGAAGGACTGGAACCCCGACCCCAGCGAGCCGGGCGGCGCGTCGTCGTTCGGTATCGCGGCGCTGACGTTCCACACGCTGATGACCGGTCTGATCGCGATGATCATCGCGGTCCCGGTCGCGATCGGCATCGCACTCTTCATCACGTTCTACGCCCCGCGCCGGCTGTCGCAGACGCTCGGCTACCTGGTCGACCTGCTGGCCGCGGTGCCGTCGGTCGTCTACGGCCTCTGGGGTCTGTTCTTCCTCGTGCCGAACATGACCGGGCTGTCGGACTTCCTCGACCGGTACCTGGGCTGGATCCCGCTGTTCGACTACCGGCCGACCGGCATCCCCGGCAACCGGTCGGACTTCACGGTCGGCATCGTGCTCGCGGTGATGATCCTGCCGATCATCGCGGCGATCACCCGCGAGGTCTTCCGGCAGGTGCCGCCGGCGCACGTGGAGGGTGCGCTGGCGCTCGGGGCGACCCGCTGGGAAATGATCCGGCTCTCGGTGCTGCCGTTCGGCCGCGCCGGCATGACGTCGGCCGCGATCCTGGGCCTGGGCCGCGCGCTCGGCGAGACGCTGGCCGTGACGATCATTCTGGCCAGCGCCTACAACATCAACTTCCACATCCTGGAGAACGGCGGCGTGACGTTCGCGTCGAACATCGCGAACAAGTACGACGAGGCCGGTGACATCGGCACGAGCGCGCTCATCGCGTCCGGTCTCTGCCTGTTCGTCATCACGCTCGTCGTGAACTCGCTCTCCCAGCTGATCGTGCGTCGCAAGAAGGAGGCCTGA
- the pstS gene encoding phosphate ABC transporter substrate-binding protein PstS — protein sequence MKLHRTGAIAGIALASLLAISACGSDNTDDTASSSGSSSSANPNCAEGQIAASGSSAQGTAMNAWTTAYAKECGAQINYSPTGSGAGVKDFTAGKVAFAGSDSSLKDDEQPAADARCKTGKAINIPGIATAVAIVFNVNGVDKLALDPATISKIFQGQITTWNDPAIAKTNSGAKLPATAISVVFRSKDSGTTDNFTKFLDAQTPETWKLGTGKGWKGKTGTGAPDSAGVVSALTGKDGSIAYVDAPDAKKNNLKSAGIDTGNGAVEISDDTVGKAIAAATQDFQGNNLKLKLNYGLKDAGAYPAVLVTYEITCEKGLSADQVKLTKGFLSYILSDAGQTAAADAGYSKLPSEVLTKAQAAAAAIA from the coding sequence GTGAAGCTGCACCGCACTGGCGCCATCGCCGGGATTGCGCTTGCCAGCCTGCTCGCCATTTCGGCCTGTGGTTCGGACAACACCGACGACACCGCGAGCTCGTCCGGCTCGAGCTCGAGCGCCAACCCGAACTGCGCCGAGGGCCAGATCGCGGCGTCCGGCTCGTCCGCGCAGGGTACCGCCATGAACGCGTGGACCACGGCCTACGCGAAGGAATGTGGCGCTCAGATCAACTACAGCCCGACCGGTTCCGGCGCGGGCGTCAAGGACTTCACCGCGGGCAAGGTCGCTTTCGCCGGCTCGGACTCCTCGCTGAAGGACGACGAGCAGCCCGCCGCTGACGCGCGCTGCAAGACCGGCAAGGCCATCAACATCCCGGGCATCGCGACCGCCGTCGCGATCGTCTTCAACGTGAACGGCGTCGACAAGCTGGCGCTCGACCCGGCGACGATCTCCAAGATCTTCCAGGGCCAGATCACCACCTGGAACGACCCGGCGATCGCCAAGACCAACTCGGGCGCGAAGCTCCCGGCGACCGCGATCTCGGTCGTCTTCCGGTCGAAGGACTCGGGCACCACCGACAACTTCACCAAGTTCCTCGACGCGCAGACGCCGGAGACCTGGAAGCTCGGCACGGGCAAGGGCTGGAAGGGCAAGACCGGTACCGGTGCCCCCGACTCGGCCGGTGTCGTCTCGGCGCTGACCGGCAAGGACGGCTCGATCGCCTACGTCGACGCGCCGGACGCCAAGAAGAACAACCTGAAGTCGGCCGGTATCGACACCGGTAACGGCGCGGTCGAGATCTCCGACGACACCGTCGGCAAGGCCATCGCCGCCGCCACCCAGGACTTCCAGGGCAACAACCTGAAGCTCAAGCTGAACTACGGGCTCAAGGACGCCGGCGCCTACCCGGCCGTTCTGGTCACCTACGAGATCACCTGCGAGAAGGGTCTCTCGGCCGACCAGGTCAAGCTGACCAAGGGCTTCCTCAGCTACATCCTGAGCGACGCCGGCCAGACCGCTGCCGCGGACGCCGGTTACTCGAAGCTCCCGAGCGAGGTCCTCACCAAGGCGCAGGCCGCCGCGGCCGCCATCGCCTGA